The DNA segment CACTGGAGCCAGCTGCGCGGACGCTAATCTGAGCCCGTCATACAGGTCAGCCCTGATGCGATAGTACGCCTCATAAAAACTGTCCCGGATGGCCAACTGTCTCTCGGTAGTCTTGTCATACAGACTGTCGACGGGAGCGATGCCTTCCGTAGTACCGATTAGGAAATCATGATGCAGCAAGAAGTAGAGACGGCGAAACGTACTCGATGCAGCTTGCTCCTCGGAAACGCACTTCCGCAGATCGAACTCCTCATACTCCGTTCGGGAGTCGACAGAATAGAGCCGGATGACTTGCATGTCGGAGACGAGGACCCAGCGCACACCAAGAATGCTTTCGCCATAGAAAAAGGCCTGCTCTATCGGGGTCTCGTTGCTAACGCGCGCCTGCGGCATGTCGAGTTCCGTGCCCGGTGTTTTCAACTCAAGAGCGGCTGAAAACAGCACCTCTTCGGAAGAAAACGCTCCAAGCATTCCGTCAGGTGTTCGCTGTATGTGAGTTACTTCCGACGGCGGCTTTGGATAAAGCGAGGCCACTTGATCGTGGCTCGGGTACAGCCGATACCCTAGTACTCCACAGAAGACGTCCTGCAGGAATCGCTGTTCGAGGCTGGCTTCCTTGGCTCGCGTTTGTCCCAACGCACTAAGCCATCCGGATAGCTGAGCAAGTCGGCGTTCCTCATCCGGTATAACGGTGGCCTTGTGGTCGTCCAAATACTGCGAGAGGACCCCGGTGCCGAAGAGGAGGCCCTTTCCCGAGCCCGCTCCGAAGAGAGAGAACTGATAGGTTTTTCGCAACTATTGTCGTCCTTCTGCTGAGGCAGTGTTTCAAGCGGCAGGGATACTATCGCGGTCGCTGCAAACTTACGGCAGATCATACAGAAACTGCCATCTGTAGAAGGACGGACGGGATGCGAGGTAGGGTGAGTTCAACCGGTCGATGCAACATCATTCATGATGCACCGACTTGGGAGAGCAAAGCACATGGCACGCATTGGACGACCCGGACTCTCAGATCAGCACAAGCTCGAACTCTGGCAGCGATGGAAAGATGGCCAGTCGCACAGCGAGATCGCGCGTGCGTTGGGAAAACATCCCGCGTCGATTCATGGGATCGTCGAGGGGCGGGGTGGCTTGGTTCCTCCTCTCCGGACCCGATCACGTTTGTCGCTGGGTCTGCCCGAGCGCGAGGCCATCTCGCGCGGGCTGGCGATTGGGCACTCGATTCGGGCCATTGCGCACGCGCTACAGCGAGCCCCCTCGACTATCAGTCGTGAAGTGACTCGCAATGCGGGCCGCACAGCGTACCGTGCGGTCGATGCCGATGAGCGGGCGTGGGGGCGCGCCGTGCGCCCGAAGCAGTGTTACCTCGCCACGCACGATGCCTTGCGTGCTCTGGTCGCGATCAAGCTGCACGCGGACTGGTCGCCGGCGCAGATTGCAGGATGGCTGGTGCGTGAATTCCCCGAGGATGGCACAATGCGGATTTCGCACGAGACGATCTATCGCAGTCTCTACATCCAGGCGCGCGGGGTCCTCAGACGAGAGCTTCGCCTGCACTTACGGACGCGTCGTCGGATGCGGCGCAGCAATCGCGCCTCGACGGCTGGACAGGCGCGGGGCCAGATCGTTGATGCGATCTCAATTGCGGATCGCCCCGCCACCGTTGAGGATCGTGCGATCCCAGGAAGCTGGGAAGGCGATCTGCTCGCCGGGGCCAAGAACACGCACATCGCGACACTCGTGGAACGACAGTCCCGGTTCGTGCAGCTCCTGCGTATCACCGGCAAGGACATGGCGACCGTCGTGCAGGCACTCATCCGTGAGGTGCAGCAGCTGCCCGCTGGCCTCATGACATCTCTCACGTGGGACCGCGGGATGGAGATGGCGCAGCACCGAGTCTTCACCGTGGCGACGGACGTGGCCGTCTACTTCTGCGACCCGAAGAGCCCCTGGCAGCGCGGCACGAACGAAAACACGAACGGACTGTTACGGCAATACTTTCCGACCGGCACGGACCTCTCGACGTACACCCAGGCCGATCTCGATGCCATCGCGCTCAAACTCAACACGCGCCCTCGCAAAACTCTTGGATTCCTGACGCCTGGAGCTATACTCGCTGCCTGCGTTGCATCGACCGGTTGAACTCACCCAATACACGAGCGAGGAGTTTCAGCGGCTACTCGACAATCTGGGCGTCACGTGCAGCATGAGCCGCTCAGGCAACGTCTGGGACAACGCGGTGATGGAGAGTTTCTTCTCGACAATGAAGATCGAACGATGCCACCGCAAAGATTATCGTACTCCAGATGCGGCACGCGCCGACGTGTTCGACTATATCGAACGCTTCTACAATATCACGCGGAGGCACTCATCCCTGGGTAACCGAAGTCCTGTCGACTTCGAGCGGACAATGGCAGTAGCTTAACTCGCCGTCCACGGAACCCGGCGCAGTTCACTTATGACATGTTCTTGGACGCATTAAGCAGCGCGCACAGTTCCTAAGTGGCGACTACTTCTAGTCGTCCTAGCTTCAGAGTCGAAGGGAGAGGGGCTGGCTGTCACTGTCTCTCTTCGCTCTGGAGTGATCTGGATGCGCTGCGGTGGGGCGTGCTGTGCGGAGTCCGATCTACCCCTTTCCAAGGGAACCTTTTTGATACGCTCCTGTATCAACTAAGTAGTTGTTTAGCAACCACTTAACCGATTCCATAGTGCGACACTGGTCGTGATCTTGCACTAGGGTTAAGTTGACATCGCAATGTGACTGTCGCAGGATAGCACCAGTTGCGAACACGGTTAGATCAGCGTCTTCCGACTGATCGACCTTTGAGAAGCCGCCACTGTCTAGCGAACTCCCTAACCAGTTTAGGGGTCTCTGCTCTTCGAGCAGATCAGCAGACGGGGCGGCTTCTCGCTTTTATCTAGGCGTCCACAGCCAGACGTTGAACTTCAGCTTTCCGCTTGCTGTCCGCATGATGACGTTGCGCGAGAAAAGCCCCTTCTCGGCAATGTAGGCAGCAAGCGCAATCTTGCTTGGGCTCGCGCGCTCGAAACAATGCTTACCATTCATATGGTAGCAGACCGCGCCGACCAACACGTCTGCGAGTTGAACAAGACAATCCTTTTTTGAGTCTCGGGCAATTACTTCAGCGAAAATGTCTCGGCTGATTCCGAAGTCCTTTCGAGCCGAATGATTGAGAACAGCCTTAAGGTCGCCAAGACTGTTGCGCTCCCTGTTGTTGCGCTGGTCAAGGACCACACGATAAGTGGCATTCGGCGACACCCGCCTACGTATGAGCCAGTGAAGATCGCGGTAGTAATCCTGCTCAGGGTCTTCCCCTCTATTGCGACCCATGTTGTAGCTGTCGATGACCAAGGCGTTAAACCGACACTTCATGGCAAAGAACGCATCGACAATCTTTAGATACGCTGGGTGACACACGGGACCTGTGGCTTTGCTCCACTTCACTTCGCCATCAGGCTTCCACCCCACTTCAGCCCGAATCGCGGCCATTGTCGCGCGTAGTTCTGGCTCGTAGTCAGCACGAATCCAGATCCCCCCGAAAGCCTTATACCGACACCCCGACATGCTGCTCTCGTCACAGAAAATGTTGAGAGCAGCCGGCGCTGGCGCTGGCGGCGATGAATAGCCCTTAGAATCGGGTGAAGTGACGGACGACATGCTACGGTGGCTGGAGTGGCGTTTACTTTTCGGTCCTGCGCAGTATACCGCACCCAGGTACTCGCGCAACAG comes from the Gemmatimonadaceae bacterium genome and includes:
- a CDS encoding IS30 family transposase: MARIGRPGLSDQHKLELWQRWKDGQSHSEIARALGKHPASIHGIVEGRGGLVPPLRTRSRLSLGLPEREAISRGLAIGHSIRAIAHALQRAPSTISREVTRNAGRTAYRAVDADERAWGRAVRPKQCYLATHDALRALVAIKLHADWSPAQIAGWLVREFPEDGTMRISHETIYRSLYIQARGVLRRELRLHLRTRRRMRRSNRASTAGQARGQIVDAISIADRPATVEDRAIPGSWEGDLLAGAKNTHIATLVERQSRFVQLLRITGKDMATVVQALIREVQQLPAGLMTSLTWDRGMEMAQHRVFTVATDVAVYFCDPKSPWQRGTNENTNGLLRQYFPTGTDLSTYTQADLDAIALKLNTRPRKTLGFLTPGAILAACVASTG
- a CDS encoding DUF3800 domain-containing protein, producing the protein MSSVTSPDSKGYSSPPAPAPAALNIFCDESSMSGCRYKAFGGIWIRADYEPELRATMAAIRAEVGWKPDGEVKWSKATGPVCHPAYLKIVDAFFAMKCRFNALVIDSYNMGRNRGEDPEQDYYRDLHWLIRRRVSPNATYRVVLDQRNNRERNSLGDLKAVLNHSARKDFGISRDIFAEVIARDSKKDCLVQLADVLVGAVCYHMNGKHCFERASPSKIALAAYIAEKGLFSRNVIMRTASGKLKFNVWLWTPR